TCCCAAAATGCTGGAGAAGATGAAGCCTTACGTTGGACTTTAGCTATGTGCTACAATAAAGGGGACATTGATAAGGAACAGGTGACAGATGATGAGTGCAGATCAACGTAAAGATTGGGATACTTATTTCATGGATATTGCCTTTATGGTTTCTACCCGCTCTCAATGCCCGCGGCGTCATGTCGGAGCGGTGCTGGTGCAGGGGAAGAAGCTGCTCGGAACGGCATATAACGGCGCGCCGATGGGAGTGCCTGATTGCTCGGAAGCTGGCTGTATGATCGCTGAGGATTATGAATTGGTCGTACAGGACGGCAAGGAGAGCATGGTGAAGAAACAGCGCTGCATCCGGACGATTCATGCTGAGCAGAATCTGCTGTTATTCACGGACAGGATTGATCGTGAAGGCAGCACGGTGTACGTGACGGATGAGCCCTGCTGGACCTGTGCGAATATGCTTGCCAACAGCGGCATTGTCGAGGTTGTGTTCCACCGTCCTTATCCGAAGGATTCGGGCAAGGTGTCCCGCATGATGGAACAGAAGGGTATTTTGTTCCGGCAGCTTGAAGTGTATGAGCCGCCGCGCGAAACCTTGATGACGGTAGCGGAATGATTTATGAATATAAGGTTATAGAAGAAAATGAATAGAAAGTCACAGAGGAAGGACCTTTGACTGCGATCTGCAGGCAAGGGTTCTTTTTTTATTTAATGATGAAGGGATTTGTTCGAATTATGAGGCGAAGGCCGTTACTTATGTTTACCGTGTTATGGGTAATCGGCAGCGGTGCTGCATGCCTGTACGATGGATGGAGGCTGGCTTTGATTGCAGCCGGGCTGATTCTCATACTGCTTGCTGTATGTCATTGGGCGGGGGCAGGGCGTCTTTTTACACTCTGCATGTTGTTCTCCTTGTGCGTGTCGGGCACTTACTGGGAATGGCATGATGCGGCAAATATAAGTGATTTCGAGTCGCTCCTCCCCGGGGTGTCATCGACGGACATCGTTCCGGTTACTGCGTTTGGTGTAATCACATCCCCTATAGAAGTGGACGGTGACCGCGCGGATTTTAATGTTGTCCTACATGTGGCTGATCTCACGCTAGCAAAACCTCCAGCGCCTCAAAAACAAGCGAATCCGGATAACGGGACCATGCTGAAGACAGATGATATCGTTAGGGTTCAAGTAAAACTGCTGGATAAAAGGGAGCTGGAGAGGGTTAACCGATGGCAGCGCGGGGACCGCATACAACTGACGGGAGAGTTGCAAAAACCTGGAGAAGCCCGTAATTTTGACGGATTTGATTATGCTCAATATTTGCGAACCCAGAAAATTCATTGGATGATTAAAGTGAAAGGCTCTGAACAAGCGGGGGTCACTCCGCCTGACAGCTGGAATTTAAGTCATATTCTAAGATGGACGGATGCCGTTCGCCATAAGCTTGGGGGCAAGCTGGATGAATTGTACGGCGGAATCCACGCGGGTTATATGAAGGGACTTGTCATTGGCAATCGGGATGATCTGGATCCCGATACATTTATGGAGTTCTCGCGGCTGGGATTGACTCATATTCTTGCGATATCGGGCATGCATGTGGCTGTTGTCGTAGGATGTCTTTTATTCATATGTACCACCCTTCGAATGACGAGGGAGACCTCGCTGACGGTGGTCATGTGGCTGATTCCCGTCTACGTCCTGCTTACCGGGGCAAGCCCTTCTATCGTCCGTGCCGGCATCATGGGGATGATCGGTTTGTATGCCGCACGGCGTCGGCTTTTGAAGGATGGACTGCATATTCTGAGTGTTGCCGTGCTCGCCATGCTGCTGTGGAACCCGTATTTTCTCGTTAACGTCAGCTTTCAATTGTCATTCATCGTGACTGCGGGCTTGATGATATTCGTGCCGAAGCTGATGCCGCTGCTGACATTTTTGCCCCGCTGGCTTGCGGGAACTGTTGGAGTCACGGTCGTAGCGCAGCTGATCTCCTTTCCTCTTACCATTCATTATTTCAACCAGGTGTCGCTGATTTCTGTTTTCGCCAACATGCTCCTGGTTCCAGTCATTAGCCTTGTCGTTCTTCCGCTAGGAATGGTGTCTTTGCTGATGGGGTGGGTGTGGATGCGAGGAGCCGGCTGGCTGGCAGCTGTAACGGAATGGTTAAACCAAATGACGTTCCGAATCGTTGAATGGATGAATGGTTCATCCGTGTTTATGACATTGTGGCCATCCCCGTCGATAGCCTGGATTCTGTGTTATTTTGTTCTTCTGTATGCATTGCTGTCCATTTTGAAAAAGAGTTCCGAAAATCGCGAGGGAGAGCGAAGCGAGTCCGATGATACAGTTCCGTTGGAAGGACGGATACCCTTGGATCGTAGAGGAAGCTTGTCTAGAGCGACCGGCATGTTTCCGCTTGTGGATCGATGGGCCGGTGCGTTACGATGGAGAGGTTTTCTTCGCGCCAGTGATTATATCGAACGCTATGCAACGAGATCCGCGATCGTCCTGCTGTCCGGAGCTTTGGGTCTTTTACTGTACGGCGGTTATCAATCTCCGTCCATGCACGGAGCGGGACTGGTACAATTCCTGGATGTAGGACAAGGGGATTCGATACTGGTAACAACACCTGAGGGCAAGCATATTCTCATTGACGGTGGTGGCACGGTGAATTTTCGTAAGGAAAAGGATACTTGGAAACAACGAAAGTCTCCGTATGAGGTGGGAGCGAAAGTGGTGGTTCCCTTGTTGAAAAAACGGGGCGTACACCAGCTTGAGGCTGTCATCATGACCCATGGGGACCAGGATCATATCGGCGGCTTCCAGGCTGTTCTGCAGGAAATCCCCGTAAAATCGGTTGTATTCAATGGGACCTTGACCGACTCCGCTTCCTTCCGGAAACTGATGTTAACCGCCGTTCAGCAGCGCATTCCCATTTACGAGGCTGGATTTGATCGGGATGTTTGGAAGCTTGACAGACATACGGAAATCCAATTTTTAGCGCCTATTTTCCCAGAAAGTGGAGAAATCATAAAACCATTACCGTTGATTAAGGAGCAGAATCATGCTTCACTAGTATTTGTCCTTCAGATGAACGGCAGCCGGCTCTTATTTACGGGTGACACGGACCAAGCTGCCGAACATAATATATTGCTGCACCTGGAGGAACGTTCTTCACAGGATGATGTCGTTTCACGTCGTGCTGCTGCCGAAAACCGGATCGATGTCATGAAGGTTGCCCATCATGGAAGCAAAACCTCGACATCCGCGCTATGGCTGAATGCATGGAAGCCGAAGGCAGCGGTTATTTCCGCTGGCGTCAACAATATGTACGGCCACCCTCATCCGGATGTGGTCGGACGGTTGGAACGTTCCTCGACGCTCATCTATCAGACCAACCTTCACGGTGAAATCCAGATGAGGATCAAGGATGGACATATTGAAACGCGTACGAAGCTTCCATGAAAAAACAGCCCGCTGTCCTTTGGACATAGATTCGTAGTATGATCTTTTATAGGAAAATGCAGCGGTGACTATAATCTTTATATTTGGTATAGTTAGATGAAGTTTCCTAAAAAAATAATAGGTTACATACTGCAACATTTTTTTAATTCTATCCGTCTGTATGTATGCAGGGAGAGGGGGATCCACTGTGGTGGAGCAGGGACTCATAAGAGCCGCTCAATCGGGCGATCGCGACGCTCTAATCACCCTATTGCGAGAAATTGAGCAACATGTTTACCGAACTGCTTATTACATTTTAAACAATGAACAGGATGCTATGGATGCAGCCCAGGAAGCACTTATACGTGTATATACGAAGATTAACTCCTACGAGGAGAAGGCTCAGTTCAAAACTTGGGTCCAGCGGATTGTCACCAACATATGCATTGATAAATTCCGCAGGACCAAGCCGACGGTTTCCATCGATGAACATGATCTGGTGTTTCGGGATAATCTCGATGTAGAACGGGAAGTGATGTCGGGATATCTGGCTCAGGATATTCAGGAAGCCATTAATCAACTGCCGGATCATCATCGCACGGTCATTGTCTTAAGGTATTTGCAGGATCTATCCTACAACGAAATTGCTGATTGTCTGAACCTCCCGCTCAATACGGTGAAATCCTATTTGTTCAGGGCCAGGCAGCAGCTGCAGAATATGCTCCAAGAGCATCAGAAAGGTGGTGTATCAGGATGAATTGCCAAGAGGTGGTGGAACGTATGCACCGGTATTTGGACCGGGATCTCACTTCGGAGGAGACGGCCGAAATGTATCAGCATATTGCCGTGTGCCCCATGTGTGCGGAGACCTTTAATATATTGAAATCATTGAACAGAGAGCTTGAGGATCTCCCGGCCGTAACCCCGCCTGTCAGTCTGGTAGACGCTATCATGCCTAGACTGGATGCCATTGACCGTGAACGCCAGAACCTTGTCGTACCTCCAGCCGTGAAAAGCCAAGAGCCCGCCGAAATGATGCCGGAAATGCGGCGTCCGCGACGTGCGGGAAGCTGGTGGAGCACGGTTGGCGGAAGAACGGCTATCGGTGCCGCTGCCGCTGTACTTATTTTTAGCGTAGCTATTTTAAATAATGAACCGAAGATGCTATCCGATGCGGAGATTCCATACGAAGAGGCAAGCACGACCAGTGCCGGGGCGAATGACGACTCGGCTGCAACGCAGAGTCAGGAAATCGCTCAGCCGTTTGCCGCCGAAGGCGGCACGGAGTCGGGTGGCGCATCGGATGAGGGAAGCGATCCATCCGCAAATCTGCGGAGTTCGCCTTCAGAATCGTCATCGGAAGCCAATTCTAAGTCAGCTCCGAATGAAACGAAGGCAACGCCGGAACCATCGGATGGGGCTAACGGCACCAAGAAAGATGTTACAGCACCCGATACTTCGGTCCAGAAGAAAGATAATGGGGAACCTCAAGCGTCAGACCAACCTGCAACGAGCAACAATGAGGTACCAAAAAACAATACCACAAGTCCGTCTGACCCTCCCGCTAGTGAACCTGAGCAGGACTCTGAGACCATGGATGCCCAGACTTCGCCTACGGAATCGGCGGATACCTCGTCAGAGATGCTGCCTCCAATTAGCGATCCTTCCGGCGATGCAGGCACGGGAAGCACGGAATCATCCGACAGGTCAACCGGATCGTACCAAGGACTGGCGATGGTACCGGAACAGTGGTCGTCCCCGGACGGCCTCTACCGAGCTTCGCTGGAGGCCGATCATCTGATTATCTATCGCCTGCCATCGGGAAGCCAAACCTCGCCTGAGGCGGTTGAAACGGTTGAGACGATTCCGCTCGGCGGAAGCTGGGTATCCGGTCAATGGTCAGAGGACGGCTTAACGTTTAAGTACAAGGTGCAGACGAATAACGAATTGGTTGAATCCGTCTATTCCATTGAGAAGTCTCAGCCTCCGGCGACTACGGGGCAGAAGCAGCCTAAACAATAGAAATATTCAGAGATATATACAATCGGTGCACCAATGCCGGGAGATATGAATACACTATATATTAGAGAGAGCATTATACCAACTACCGTCGTATGACCGACGGCGAGGTGTTTCTAGAGCATACTTGCCGGCGTTTATATAGATGTGTTGGGACGAAGGGACCTTGCCGCTGCCAAGCCGAGGTCTCTTTGTTTTCGTGTGGATGATTTCATTTTTATGCTTGTTGTCTATCGCATTCAGGCACTCTTTTTTGGTATAGTGTACAGAGTAGAAAGGGGGGACGCCGATGGATGCCAAAGCGGCGGCCAAGGCGGTTAAGCAGGGAGATGTGTCTGCCGTCTATTTGTTGTATGGCAGCGAGAAATTTCAAATGAAGGAATTCGCTGAATTTCTGGAAGCCCAGCTGATCCCAAAAGAAGACCGTGATTTTGCGCTTGTTCATATGGATTTAGGGGAGGTTCCGATTCAAACCGTCATTGAAGAAGCGGAGACGGTTCCATTTATGGTTCAGAAAAAATTGATCATGGTCAGGGACACGGCTTTTTTTACCGCAGCAAAAGATAACGGGAAAGTGGATCACCGTCCAGAGGCTTTGCTGGATTATTTGACCAATCCCGCTGATTATAGTGTGATTGTCTTTATGGTTGGACAAGAAAAGCTGGATGAACGCAAAAAGGTAGTCAAGGCAGTTAAGAAATCAGGGGTTGCCTTGTCCTTTATGCCTTTGGGCGGGGAGGATCTGCTTCGCTGGGTGGACAAGCAGGTGAAGAACGGAAACTGCACGCTGCGAGAAGGTGCGGCGGAGGCGATCGTGCGAAATGCGGGAACCAGTCTTCAGGCATTATCAGGTGAGATCGAAAAGCTGTGTTTATATGCTGGTGCCGGTGGAGTGATTGATGTCGCAACCGTGGATATGCTGGTGGCGCGCAGCACGGAACAGAATGTGTTTGCGCTTGTAGAGGATATTGCGAATCTCCGATTGGACAAGGCGCTCGGAATCTATTATGAGCTGCTGAAGCAGCGCGAGGAGCCGATCAAGATTGCGGCGCTCATCACCAGACAGTTCCGGATTATTCTGCAGGTGAAGACTCTATCTACCCAGAGCTACTCGCAGCAGCAAATTGCTTCCCAGATCGGATTGCATCCCTATGCGGTGAAGATTGCGGGCGAGCAAGCCCGCAAGTTTGAGACAGCACGCCTTGAAGGCATTCTGAACCATCTGGCGAATCTGGATTACCAGATGAAGACCGGGGCCGTGGATAAGGTGCTCGGCATCGAATTGTTTTTGCTGCGGCTTGGGGCTTAACACACCCGCAACAAGTTAAGAGCGTACGGCCGCGGGAGCAGTCGTACGCTCTTTTTGTTTAGAGATCAGAAAGCATGAACTTCAGAGGCTTACCCACCTGATCTTGCAAGAAAAAAATCCGCTATATGTGGTTGTCTGCCGAGAAGAGCACGTTGATCAACGTACCACAAAAAGCCCTGAGCAGTGTGAACTGTTCAGGGCTTTTTCCATGTCGTATTCAACAAACGTTACTTACGCTTGCGACGTAAGAGCGTTCAGTCTTTTCGCCAGACGGGACTTCTTGCGGGCAGCTGCGTTCTTATGGATCAGGCCCTTTGTTACAGCTTTATCAAGCTTCTTGGAAGCAGCCTGGAAAGCAACTTTAGCAGCTTCGATTTCTGTACCGTTCAACGCTACGTCAGCAGTTTTAACAGCTGTGCGAAGCGCGGATTTTTGAGAAATGTTAAGCGCGTGGCGTTTGTCATTTGTCTTTACACGTTTAATCGCGGATTTAATGTTTGGCATTACATTCACCTCCTGTAAGGCATTTCAATAGAGCGAAATGATTCACAACTTAAAATATTTTAGCATGGGGGTGGACAAAAAGCAATACTCATTCGGACTTCTGCATAATCTCTCCCATACTCTCGCACACTACTAGCAATATGAGGAGGAGTGTGAATTTCTATGGATCTGGATCTGCAAAAATACTCGGTCCGAACGGACCTGGCGGTGGAATCAAGAGAACTGGCGGGAGGCAAAGGGGGCACGCCCATTCCTGGTGTGATGGAGGATGTGGTGCAGGAGGACGGAATCAAGATTACAAGGCTGGACGTGGAGAACGATGCAGCCTCTAAGCAAATTGGAAGAGTAAAGGGCCATTACGTCACGTTGGAGGTGCCCGATCTTCGCAAGGGGGATACGGGGCTTCAGGATCAAGTATCTGTTGTCTTCGCTCGTGAGTTTGAGGCATTCATGTCCCGGATCGGGATCGGACCCAAGGCAAGCGTGCTCATTGTCGGGCTCGGCAACTGGAACGTGACGCCGGATTCCCTGGGACCGCTGGTGGTGGAGAACGTGATGGTAACCCGACAGTTTTTCGAGCTTATGCCGGATCGGGTGGCGCCAGGCTATCGACAGGTTAGTGCCGTAGCGCCAGGCGTTCTCGGTCTGACAGGGATTGAATCGAGCGAAACGGTTCAGGGCATCGTGGAGCAAACCCGTCCCGAACTGATCATCGCTATTGACGCTCTGGCTTCGCGTTCGCTGGAACGGGTGAATACGACTATCCAGATTGCGGATATCGGAATCCACCCCGGTTCTGGCGTCGGCAATAAGCGGAAGGGATTGACACAGGAGATTCTCGGGGTCCCCTGCATTGCGATCGGAGTTCCGACCGTCTGCTATGCTTCCACCATCGTTAATAACGCCATTGAGCTTATGAAATCCCATTTTGGCGAAGGTGCGCCGGAGACGGGCAAAATTATGGGCATGCTCCATGATATACCCGAAGGTGATCGCCTCGCACTGGTGAAGGAGGTTCTGGAGCCGCTGGGTCATGACCTTATCGTAACGCCCAAGGAAATCGACGAATTTATAGAGGATATCGCCAATATCGTGGCAACCGGTTTGAACGCAGCGCTGCATGAGGCTGTGGATCCCGGCAATGTAGGTGCGTACACGCACTAACCAGTATAAAAGCTCCGAATCTATCGGAGCTTTTATATTTTTCATGGATCTAGTTCTATCGATTCTCCCCGGTTCATAGATTTGAAATATAAGAGATTACACAAGTCGCGGGAACGGCGGAATGATGGCCGAAATAGCTCCCGGCGAACCGAGGAGGGCATCGTTATGAACAATCGCAAGTTTCGCATCTGGAATATTGCCAGACTGAAACGGAAGGTTATGGAAGGTCTGAGCATGGGTCGAACGCTCATTATACTAATGCTAGGTTCTCTTATATTTTTTATTTTACTAGGGCTCGGAGGGATGGCGGAACAGCGGATGAATTCCTCGCCCGTATCATCAATGAAAGGATTGGCCGCTTCGTTATCCAGTCATTTTTTCATTGATATGATCGGCATGGAGATGCCGCATATGACGGCTTCCAAAGAGACCTCAAG
Above is a window of Paenibacillus sp. FSL K6-1330 DNA encoding:
- the rpsT gene encoding 30S ribosomal protein S20 yields the protein MPNIKSAIKRVKTNDKRHALNISQKSALRTAVKTADVALNGTEIEAAKVAFQAASKKLDKAVTKGLIHKNAAARKKSRLAKRLNALTSQA
- a CDS encoding zf-HC2 domain-containing protein, which encodes MNCQEVVERMHRYLDRDLTSEETAEMYQHIAVCPMCAETFNILKSLNRELEDLPAVTPPVSLVDAIMPRLDAIDRERQNLVVPPAVKSQEPAEMMPEMRRPRRAGSWWSTVGGRTAIGAAAAVLIFSVAILNNEPKMLSDAEIPYEEASTTSAGANDDSAATQSQEIAQPFAAEGGTESGGASDEGSDPSANLRSSPSESSSEANSKSAPNETKATPEPSDGANGTKKDVTAPDTSVQKKDNGEPQASDQPATSNNEVPKNNTTSPSDPPASEPEQDSETMDAQTSPTESADTSSEMLPPISDPSGDAGTGSTESSDRSTGSYQGLAMVPEQWSSPDGLYRASLEADHLIIYRLPSGSQTSPEAVETVETIPLGGSWVSGQWSEDGLTFKYKVQTNNELVESVYSIEKSQPPATTGQKQPKQ
- the gpr gene encoding GPR endopeptidase, with amino-acid sequence MDLDLQKYSVRTDLAVESRELAGGKGGTPIPGVMEDVVQEDGIKITRLDVENDAASKQIGRVKGHYVTLEVPDLRKGDTGLQDQVSVVFAREFEAFMSRIGIGPKASVLIVGLGNWNVTPDSLGPLVVENVMVTRQFFELMPDRVAPGYRQVSAVAPGVLGLTGIESSETVQGIVEQTRPELIIAIDALASRSLERVNTTIQIADIGIHPGSGVGNKRKGLTQEILGVPCIAIGVPTVCYASTIVNNAIELMKSHFGEGAPETGKIMGMLHDIPEGDRLALVKEVLEPLGHDLIVTPKEIDEFIEDIANIVATGLNAALHEAVDPGNVGAYTH
- a CDS encoding sigma-70 family RNA polymerase sigma factor, whose product is MVEQGLIRAAQSGDRDALITLLREIEQHVYRTAYYILNNEQDAMDAAQEALIRVYTKINSYEEKAQFKTWVQRIVTNICIDKFRRTKPTVSIDEHDLVFRDNLDVEREVMSGYLAQDIQEAINQLPDHHRTVIVLRYLQDLSYNEIADCLNLPLNTVKSYLFRARQQLQNMLQEHQKGGVSG
- the holA gene encoding DNA polymerase III subunit delta, encoding MDAKAAAKAVKQGDVSAVYLLYGSEKFQMKEFAEFLEAQLIPKEDRDFALVHMDLGEVPIQTVIEEAETVPFMVQKKLIMVRDTAFFTAAKDNGKVDHRPEALLDYLTNPADYSVIVFMVGQEKLDERKKVVKAVKKSGVALSFMPLGGEDLLRWVDKQVKNGNCTLREGAAEAIVRNAGTSLQALSGEIEKLCLYAGAGGVIDVATVDMLVARSTEQNVFALVEDIANLRLDKALGIYYELLKQREEPIKIAALITRQFRIILQVKTLSTQSYSQQQIASQIGLHPYAVKIAGEQARKFETARLEGILNHLANLDYQMKTGAVDKVLGIELFLLRLGA
- a CDS encoding ComEC/Rec2 family competence protein yields the protein MFTVLWVIGSGAACLYDGWRLALIAAGLILILLAVCHWAGAGRLFTLCMLFSLCVSGTYWEWHDAANISDFESLLPGVSSTDIVPVTAFGVITSPIEVDGDRADFNVVLHVADLTLAKPPAPQKQANPDNGTMLKTDDIVRVQVKLLDKRELERVNRWQRGDRIQLTGELQKPGEARNFDGFDYAQYLRTQKIHWMIKVKGSEQAGVTPPDSWNLSHILRWTDAVRHKLGGKLDELYGGIHAGYMKGLVIGNRDDLDPDTFMEFSRLGLTHILAISGMHVAVVVGCLLFICTTLRMTRETSLTVVMWLIPVYVLLTGASPSIVRAGIMGMIGLYAARRRLLKDGLHILSVAVLAMLLWNPYFLVNVSFQLSFIVTAGLMIFVPKLMPLLTFLPRWLAGTVGVTVVAQLISFPLTIHYFNQVSLISVFANMLLVPVISLVVLPLGMVSLLMGWVWMRGAGWLAAVTEWLNQMTFRIVEWMNGSSVFMTLWPSPSIAWILCYFVLLYALLSILKKSSENREGERSESDDTVPLEGRIPLDRRGSLSRATGMFPLVDRWAGALRWRGFLRASDYIERYATRSAIVLLSGALGLLLYGGYQSPSMHGAGLVQFLDVGQGDSILVTTPEGKHILIDGGGTVNFRKEKDTWKQRKSPYEVGAKVVVPLLKKRGVHQLEAVIMTHGDQDHIGGFQAVLQEIPVKSVVFNGTLTDSASFRKLMLTAVQQRIPIYEAGFDRDVWKLDRHTEIQFLAPIFPESGEIIKPLPLIKEQNHASLVFVLQMNGSRLLFTGDTDQAAEHNILLHLEERSSQDDVVSRRAAAENRIDVMKVAHHGSKTSTSALWLNAWKPKAAVISAGVNNMYGHPHPDVVGRLERSSTLIYQTNLHGEIQMRIKDGHIETRTKLP
- a CDS encoding dCMP deaminase family protein, with amino-acid sequence MSADQRKDWDTYFMDIAFMVSTRSQCPRRHVGAVLVQGKKLLGTAYNGAPMGVPDCSEAGCMIAEDYELVVQDGKESMVKKQRCIRTIHAEQNLLLFTDRIDREGSTVYVTDEPCWTCANMLANSGIVEVVFHRPYPKDSGKVSRMMEQKGILFRQLEVYEPPRETLMTVAE